The genomic segment TGATCTAACATATATTGAATCGACCGACGCACCGGCCCCATATCCCCTGTGGGTGCGAGTGCTCCGACCGCAATCAAAGATTTCATCACCCGATCCCCATCTTTTTGAGTAATCCCAAATAGGGTTTCCATGAGTTTTTCTCGCAGATTGGACGTAATTTGTCCCATCATGCCAAAATCATAAAAAATCAGTTCGCCACCGGGACTGACCGCAATATTTCCGGGGTGGGGATCGGCATGGAAAAAGCCATGATTTAGGAGTTGTTGTAAATAAGCTTTAGCTCCCATTTGGGCAAGTTCTTTGCGATCAAGTCCTGATGCTTCCAAGGCTTCATAATTGCTAATTTTAATCCCTGGAATATATTCTAAGGTCAGAACTCTAGGGGAGGTATATTGCCAAGAAACTCGGGGTACTTTTACCCAATCACAATCGCGGAAATTACGGCGGAACGTATCGGCATTGCGACCTTCATTCAGGTAGTCAATTTCTAACCATAAAATCCGGCAACATTCATCATAAATACCGACCCAATCTCGACCTTTTCCCCAACGGGGATGATTTTGGAAGTACCGAGCAATGCCTCGCAGAATCGCTAAATCAATTTCAAATAGTTTTTTCAGTCCGGGGCGCTGAACTTTAACAACAACGTCTGCACCGGAATGCAGTTGGGCTTTATGAACTTGACCCAAACTCGCTGCTGCTAAGGGAATCGGATCAAAATTTTGGAATAAATCTTGAACGGTTTTACCCAGATCTTCTAGGATAATTTCTTCGGCTTGTTCATAGCTGAAGGCGGGAACTTTATCTTGGAGTTTTGAGAGTTCTTCTACATATTCGATGGGAAATAAATCGGCACGGGTGGAAAAGAGTTGTCCAACTTTAATAAATGTTGGCCCTAAATCTAAAAAGGTTTCCCTCACCCATATCGCTTGTGCTCGACGACGAGCATTTTTTTTCTCTTCGGTAAAACCGCCCCGGTAACTCCATTTTTTAGCATCGATCCACAACCAAGTTAACCACGTCAATACAAACGTCCAAATATCAATAAAACGTCGTTGACGAGAATAATTTTTGCGGTTCCAACGATAAGCTTTTCCTCCATAATTCTGACGGAGGGGAGTTACAGAAGGCGGATTAATCCGTTGTTCCGCATCGGAACCCCGAATTGAGTGATTAACAGACACGACCGTTTCCAAAATGAAGTTGACCCAATAAGTGCGTGTTTTTACTACAACAGAGTTTACACGGTACGATTGCGATAGCGTTGGAGTTCAGATCGTAATTCCGCCACTTCCGCCCGTAGTTCGTCAATGGTGGCTTGCAAATCTACAGGTTCACCGTTGGAGGATGGGGAGTTAAAGGGGGAGGAACTATCACTGACAACAGTTCCGGCTTCTTGGGAGGCGCGTTCCATCACCTGTTGGGTAAATTGTCGCAGATTTTCTTTCTGCTCGGCGTCAAATTTCCCCAGTTCACTCAGGAAGTTTGCCAGACCATTTCCCAGTTGTTCGTACAGTCCTTCAGCTAAGGCGCGGCCGACAAAAAACGAATTCACGGCGGGTTTACTCATAAAACTTATAGTTTTGCTAACTATTAGGGGTCGAGGGGGGCTTTACAACCCCCAACTCCCATTCAGAACCGTGCTTGCGACTTTCATCGCACACGGCTCCTAGTCTAATTGTCTGTTATCATCAGAACATCCGGTTTCTTTTGGGTTGTACGACCCATCGGTTGCCGTTTTAGTATCGTGACAATGGCGATGTAATAATTGCAGATTTTTATATTCATCTTTACCGCCTAGTGACGTGGGGATGATATGGTCGATCTCTGCAATATCTTCTGGGGTAAAATATTGTCCACAGAAATTGCATTTGCCTTTTTGCTTTTTGAGCAAAATTGCTACTCGTTTTGGGACATCATAAGATGTTCCTTTTCTTGTACTCCAATACATCCAGTTTCCGTCATACGGTGATGCTTCAGGTCTTACAGTTACATGACGAGTAATAGGTGTTTCTGCATGGGTAAGTAATCTGTAACCTTTTTGGGTTTCAAAATTCCATGTTCTATTACCGTTCTTTTTGAAATAATGTTTCAGATTTTTGTAACCTGCTTTACCACATCGGCTAACTGTCCATGCTCTTAATCTCAGCCATGTATTATGGTCTAAAAAGGAAAATGTTTCTTTGGAAACAGCTTTGGAATGGTAGTTACACCATCCTCTTATGACTGGATTTAGGCGTTTGATTAATGCGTATTGAGGTGCAGTTTTGTGGGTTTTAATCACTTCTTTCACTTTATCCGCGTGAGCTTTAATTGCCTTTTTACTAGGTTTAATTAGGGTTTTAAATCCTAATTGTTTGGTGTTTCCTCCTGTTGTACCACAATGGTGTTTACCAACTGGATATTGTCGGAAATTCCAACCTAGAAAATCGAATCCTGGTTGTACCTTTTCGTCTTTTACTTCGATTTCTCTCAGTGTGTGACAGATTCGGGTTTTAGTTGGTTTCAGTTCTAACCCGATGGGTTTTAACCATTCTTCGATAGCAATTTGGCACTGTTGTATGATTTCTAATTGTGGACTTATCACCACGAAATCATCGGCATATCTGATGACTTGAGCTTGAACGCGGTTATTCTTTTTAGGGAATTTGTGTTTAATTAACTCAATCATTCCATCCAGTGCGATGTTAGCAAGTAAAGGACTGATGACCCCCCCTTGCGGAGTGCCCGCCTCTGTTGCTTCAAATATGCCGTTATCCATCACTCCAGCTTTCAACCATTGTCTGATTTGGGCTTTTATTGTTGATGGACAATCAATTTTGGACAGTAGGTAATCATGATTAATCTGGTCAAAACACTTTGAGATGTCAGCATCTAGGATGTAATATTCACCTTTGCTGATGCTTTGGAAGATTCGTGACATCGCGTCATGGGCAGAGCGTCCGGGTCTAAACCCGTAACTTTCACCCTCGAATCTGGCTTCCCATTGAGGTTCTAATGCCAATTTAACCAAGGCTTGCCTGACTCTATCTTGTAGAGTTGGGATTCCTAAAGGACGTTTTTCTCCGTTAGGTTTGGGTATCCATTTTCTTCGGAGTGGTTTCGCCTTTTGGTATTTACTCAGGTTTTGAGCAAGTTCTAGTCGTTGCTTGGGTGTGATGGATTTAATGCCATCAACCCCGGCTGTTTTCTTGCCCTGATTATCTTGAGTAACCCTTCTGATTGCTAAGAGTTTGGCGTAATATGACTTAACTAGAAGTTTTTGGAGCTTTCGAGCTTTCGCATTTTGTCCCGATAATGATGCTTGGTAAATTCTCTTTTGCAGCTTAAATACTACCCGTTGGACTTTCGCCCAATTGATAGAATTCCATGCTTCCGTAGTCTTGGTTATACTCGTTTTCACCGTTTTTACTGCTAATTGAAACCTTACCTAACAACTAAACCGGAATCTATCAGCGTATCCTAAATATTACATCTAGGCTTTAGCTTCTGACTCCATCTCTGGCCCTCATAACATACGCTTTAGATTTGTAGCTACCTAACAGTATTCGACCACTGTAGGAGTATATGAGGGGTTTTAACGTTCCTTGAAAATGGGTTTATTGCCTTTAGAATCATCCTATCTGCCGGGGTACTTTTGGGAGTCTAAGTAAGTGTTATACGGAATTAACCTTACCTTTTATAGAGGGTTTGTTGAGCCCCCTACCTTTTCCCCTTGTTCTTTTGAACGCAGCGTAATCAAGTCAATTTCGCTACTTAATTTTTACGACAGTTCAAGCCGGATGTTTACTTTCGTTATTCTTGGGCAATTGGCTAGAGAAATTCTTAGATTTTGACTTAAATCCGTTTTCCCGTTACTCCCAGCTTCAGTGTTTTGATAATCAGTCTGACACTGTGGGAATTGCCGAATCTCTTTGGAATAGGCTACCGTACTTTATTATTCGGAAAGCCGCACCATTGACTCCGAGATTGACCTTCCTTTAAGGTCACATTTTCAAAGTTAAGATAGATTTAATTGGATTTACTATTGATTTAGCATCAATTACCAATTGTCTGAACCTATCTCCCTGCTTACGTTTCGGTGTTTAAACCTAAACTTTGGCAGGAACGTCTCGCACTCCGTAACAAATTATAACCCGCCTTTCTCATCTTCGGCTTCTATCCAGGCAGAAATACTTCTGTAGAAACTTTGTATGTAGTGGAGGTTTGGAGTCTGATTCCCCTGATGGCCCTCTAGGTTGTCCTTGTCTTTGTTCCCCAAGAGTTGATCCTCACCCAAAGCCCCGGAAAGGTTATGATTAACAAACTGATCCCTGATTCGGTGTTAACCCAGTAAGAAATTGTTAGCGTTAATTTGAGTCGAATTAACTCCTAATAATTGAGCCAATACTTGTTGAGTTGAAGCTAATTTAATTAAAGTATTGGTATTATCTTGACCTAAGGTTAACTGTTCAAAGCTTAATCCTCCGGTTAAGACGATCAAATCTTCTCCAGGGATAAAGTCAGTCATCACATCATTACCTGAACTAGCGGCCATATAGAACTGGTCTGCACCGACACCTCCGGTCAAGGTATCATCCCCATTATCTCCCGATAACAGGTCATTATCCGCACCACCGGACAGGTTATCATTGTCTTGACCTCCATACAGATTATCATTCCCTTCATTGCCTTCTAGGTTGTCATTGCCTTTGTTCCCAAAAATTTGATCCTGACCCAAACCCCCGGAGAGGTTATCATTGTCTTGACCGCCATAGAGGAGATCTTGATCATCACCTCCATTGAGTTGATCATCATTTTGATTGCCAAATAAGGTATCATTACCTTGCTCCCCATTAATCCCATCATTACCGCTATTTCCAAAGACTAAATCATCCCCAATTCCGACGCTAATCGGATCATTTCCAGCCGTTCCATAAATTGTATCGTTTGTATTTGGGGTTGGAGTTGGGGTTGGGGTAATATTTGAAGATAGGGTCGCTTTATAAATTTCCCAATCGTTACCATCCGAACCTTGCCAGATGATATTATTGCCAGAAATATCATAGTTCTTATCCTCAGAATTATTATTCGTTAACTGGAGGATACTACTGCCATCGTAAGCGTAAATTTCATAATCATTTCCATCAAAAGTCTCCCAAACAATATTATTGCCTGATATTTTAGGATACTC from the Planktothrix tepida PCC 9214 genome contains:
- a CDS encoding DUF6825 family protein; the encoded protein is MSKPAVNSFFVGRALAEGLYEQLGNGLANFLSELGKFDAEQKENLRQFTQQVMERASQEAGTVVSDSSSPFNSPSSNGEPVDLQATIDELRAEVAELRSELQRYRNRTV
- a CDS encoding ABC1 kinase family protein, whose protein sequence is MNPPSVTPLRQNYGGKAYRWNRKNYSRQRRFIDIWTFVLTWLTWLWIDAKKWSYRGGFTEEKKNARRRAQAIWVRETFLDLGPTFIKVGQLFSTRADLFPIEYVEELSKLQDKVPAFSYEQAEEIILEDLGKTVQDLFQNFDPIPLAAASLGQVHKAQLHSGADVVVKVQRPGLKKLFEIDLAILRGIARYFQNHPRWGKGRDWVGIYDECCRILWLEIDYLNEGRNADTFRRNFRDCDWVKVPRVSWQYTSPRVLTLEYIPGIKISNYEALEASGLDRKELAQMGAKAYLQQLLNHGFFHADPHPGNIAVSPGGELIFYDFGMMGQITSNLREKLMETLFGITQKDGDRVMKSLIAVGALAPTGDMGPVRRSIQYMLDHFMDQPFENQSIASISDDLYEIAYDQPFRFPATFTFVMRAFSTLEGVGKGLDPEFNFMEVAQPFAMQLMSNGNLPNTANSIFNELSRQAVQVSSSALGLPGRIEDTLEKLEQGDIRMRVRLAETDRVLRRVSNVQMGTNYAVLISAFTLSATLLLISDKVGLALVVLFLAVGLGIAFLRLLRRIDRLDRMM
- the ltrA gene encoding group II intron reverse transcriptase/maturase translates to MKTSITKTTEAWNSINWAKVQRVVFKLQKRIYQASLSGQNAKARKLQKLLVKSYYAKLLAIRRVTQDNQGKKTAGVDGIKSITPKQRLELAQNLSKYQKAKPLRRKWIPKPNGEKRPLGIPTLQDRVRQALVKLALEPQWEARFEGESYGFRPGRSAHDAMSRIFQSISKGEYYILDADISKCFDQINHDYLLSKIDCPSTIKAQIRQWLKAGVMDNGIFEATEAGTPQGGVISPLLANIALDGMIELIKHKFPKKNNRVQAQVIRYADDFVVISPQLEIIQQCQIAIEEWLKPIGLELKPTKTRICHTLREIEVKDEKVQPGFDFLGWNFRQYPVGKHHCGTTGGNTKQLGFKTLIKPSKKAIKAHADKVKEVIKTHKTAPQYALIKRLNPVIRGWCNYHSKAVSKETFSFLDHNTWLRLRAWTVSRCGKAGYKNLKHYFKKNGNRTWNFETQKGYRLLTHAETPITRHVTVRPEASPYDGNWMYWSTRKGTSYDVPKRVAILLKKQKGKCNFCGQYFTPEDIAEIDHIIPTSLGGKDEYKNLQLLHRHCHDTKTATDGSYNPKETGCSDDNRQLD